In the Sphingobacterium sp. PCS056 genome, TGTTGTTGGGTGTACCTGATGGAAATCATGATTTACTGTTAGCATTGAAAAATAAATATAGGTTATTTTTACTGAGTAATAATAATGAGATCCATTATAATTGGATTATGAACCATCTGAAAAGTAAGTTTGGTCTGGAGAATAATACCAAATTTTTTGAAAAGGATTATTATTCACACTTAATGGGTATGCGTAAGCCCAATGCCGATATTTTTGAATACGTATTATCGAAACACGAATTAAACCCAGATGAAACGGTATTTATTGATGATAGTCCACAACATTTAAAAACGGCTCAAGGATTGGGGATACAAACTTATTTGTTGACAAAACCAGATACTTTGCAAGCGCTAGTTTATAGAGAGGGATTATTAGAAAAATAGTAAAATATATATTTGAAATTACCAATCATAGTTGTACCTTTGCAACACTTTAAAATTAAAAGGCTACGAAAGGAGGTATATACAGAGCATGATTATCGTAAATGTAAAAGAAGGAGAATCTTTAGATAGAGCATTAAAACGTTTTAAAAAGAAATTCGAGAAAACTGGAGTTTTAAGAGAACTACGTTCACGCCAAGCTTACGAGAAGAGATCTGTAACTCGTCGTATTCAAGTTAAGAAAGCGATTTACAAACAAGGATTAAACCAAGAGGTTTCAATCTAAGGTTTCTTAGAAGATATAAAAAAGGGGAAAGTTTACTTTTCCCTTTTTTTATGCGCTTTATTTTGCTAAATTGGATACAAATAGAATGAAGTATGTATTTGAAGGAGTTTGAGCGATATTTGCAATTTGAAAGACGGTATTCAAAGCATACCTTAATTGCTTATATCCATGAGGTCAATTTATTTTTAACCTTTCTCGAAAATGAAGATTTGATTTTTGAGCAGGTTAATCATCGTGATATGCGCCACTACTTTTCATTGATGGCAGAAGCGAAAAAATCGGCTACTACTGTCAATCGAAGTATTTCTTCTTTACGTACTTACTACAAATTTTTACAGCGGGAGGGGATCGTGAAAGGCAGTCCTATACAGGTGAAAGCTTTAAAGACACCTAAAAAGCTTCCTGTCGTTGTTGAGAAAGATAAGTTACTGCTTTTATTAGATCAAATGGAAGTGAACGTTCATGATTTTGAAAGTAGGCGAGATAAATTGGTGGTTGAATTACTTTTTGGGACAGGTATTCGACTTACTGAATTATTACAAATTCAAGATCGAGATATCGACTATTATAATAAAAATATCCTTATATTCGGTAAAAGGAATAAAGAAAGGCTTGTCCCGATCAACGAAACGTTAATAAAGGAGTTACAACTTTATTTGCAAGCTAAAAGTTTGTATATTGAAAATAATAAATCAAGTTTCTTAATCGTTACTAAAGAGGGAAAACCAGCATACGAGAAATTGATCTATAGAATAGTGCATAAATATCTATCGATGGTTTCTTCACAAAAGAAGAGAAGTCCGCATATATTAAGGCATACTTTTGCAACTGCATTGTTGAACAATGGAGCTGATCTTAATGCAATAAAAGAGCTCCTCGGGCATGCTGGGCTTGCAGCAACGCAAGTATATACGCATAATTCTGTGGAGCGGTTAAAGTCTATTTATAAACAAGCTCATCCAAAAGCTTAAAAAAAGGAGGAAAAATGAACATTACTGTGCAATCAATTAAATTTAATGCTGATCAAAAGCTAATTGAGTTTATCCAAAGAAAAACAGGTAAATTGAATCAGTTTTTAGACTCAATCATTGGTGGAGAATGTTATTTGCGTTTAGAAAATGTAGATGATGAAGCTAATAAGGTATCGGAAATAAAAATAAATATACCCGGAAGTCAACTTTTTGCGAAAGGACAAGCTAAAAGTTTTGAAGAAGCAACTGATATTGCAGTAGAATCCTTAAGAAGACAAATTAATAAACATAAGACCAAAACAAAGACACAAGCAAGTAATCATAAAGAAATTTTGACTACTGAGGAAGAAGAGTATTAATGAAGTAAATATTAAAGAGAAAGGACTAATCGACGAGGTTAGTCCTTTTTGTGTTTAGATTGTTTTAAAAATTTGGTATGCTACTGCCTGCTCACAGTAATTGCTATTTATAATTATTAAAAATAATTCATCAGTTACTTGGATTGATTATAAATAATGGCTATTTTTGTCTCATCATAATAAATAAGGAAATGATCGATACAATCTGTCCATTAGCACATGTAGAAGAGGTTTTTAAAACTGAAACTGGAGCGATATATCAATGTAGTCGTAAAAATTGTTATTGGATGGAATTTGCTGGTTCGACTACTTCATTTTCTGTTTCTGATTTTTTAAAATTTAAAAAATTTATTGATCAAATTGATATTGAAAAAATGTTAATTGATACTGCAAGGTCTTCGGATTTTACTTTGGTGATGCCTTATCGTACAGAACGATGCTTTCTACTGGCTGTCCAAGATATTTTAAATTTAAGAGAACTGTTGGATGGTGCTAAGTTTATGATTGAATTAAATAGTGTCATTAAGGCTTGTTTACGAAGTTCCTTAGTCTCCGTATTGGCATAAAAACCTTACTTATAATTATACTGATTCTAAACTATTTAAGTTTTTTACCGCTAATTTAGACTTAATTTGTATTGTATATTTTTTATACAAAAATCAGTTTCCAGCCGTATATTTGTATTGTTCAAGTAGGTCAGGTATTATCAAACTTGATCTTTAATATTGGAATTAAAACTTACAGATATGAAAGATTTATTAAAACTAAAATCTTCTTTAACAGAGGAAATTGAAAATATATTAAATGCTCAAATTAAAGTTGAAGCACACTCTTCCTCCTTATATTTAGCAATGTCATCATGGTGTGACGACCAAGGTTTAGAAAATGCGGCTGAATTTTTTGCTAAGCAATCCAATGAGGAAAGAGAGCATATGTTGAAAATATTTAATTATATCAACAATAGAGGCGGACGTGCAATATCTCCTGAAGTGACAGGTATACCTTCTGATTTTGATTCTTTTCGAGGAATTTTTGAATCTGCATTAGAGCAAGAGATGTTTGTAACTGAGCAATTTAATAACATCGCTGATAGATGTATGAAAGCAAAGGATTATGTTACTTTCAACTTTTTACAGTGGTTCTTATCGGAACAAGTTGAAGAAGAGTTTGTTGCAAGAAGAATTTTAGAATTGTTTGATGTAATAGGTGAAGAGGGTACTGGTCGTTGGGAAATTGACAAACACTTACTCAAGGTTACTTTTTCAGGTGAATAATTAATATATTCTAGTAAAAATAAAAAAAGGTGGTTTATTTATAATAAACCACCTTTTTTTATACAATAATTCAATATTGCTCGTTATGGTTGTGCGAAATATTGTGTATATTAACATACTAATAGAATAAGTTGTTTTGATGTCGGATAAATTCGAAATATCAGGTAGTAATCATAAGATCATTTTATTTATCATTCTTTTTTTTGTTGTAAATAGGGTTGAGGCTCAAATGCAAAAAAAGGAAGTGTATGGCTTTGTTGTGGACAGTGAGGGTCAGCCGCTTGCAGGTGTAAATGTTCGATTGACAACTTCGCTGGATACTATTGTGGCAATCACTTCTAAAACAGGATTCTATAAGTTTTTCCAAGTGAAGGGTAGTAATATCCGGTTGAACTATAGTTCACTTGGACTGCAGATCGTAGATCGATCTTATCCTCAATACAATACGACTGATCGGGTAGTCGCGGAGACGATCATACTAAAACCTCAAACCTCTGTTTTAAAAGAGATTGTTATTAAGAAATATAAGCCTATCACCTTTAAAGAGGATACTGTACAATTTAATATGGCAGCATTCCAATTTGATCGGCGAACGTTATTAGAAGATGCGTTAAAGCAAATTCCAAATTTTCAAGTTTCAAGAGATGGTTCTGTATATGCTTTTGGAAAACCGATTACTTCTGTACAAGTAGATGGTAAGAAGTTTTTTGGTGGTGATGTACTGACTGCTACCCGAAATCTTCCTGCAGATTTTATCAAAAATATTCAAGTAATTGACTTTTATGGAGATGAGGCTAATGCAAAAGGAACAAAAAGCGCAAATTCAGAGAAGATTTTAAATATTATTTTAAAAGACGATAAAAAGAAAATCACTTTTGGGCAGGTAACAGGAGGATTGGGCAACCAGGAACGCTATCTTGCTAGTGCGGGTATTAATAAATTTAATGATGGACAAGAATTATCTTTTGTCGGTTCTATTAATAATACTAATACTAATTTATTTTCTTTTGGATCTCCAAATGGTGGTGGTTCTCGTGATCGGGTTATGGGTGAATTGGCCGACTTTGCAGATCCTACCGATGGATTTAATAATGTTGGATCTTTGGGAACTAGTTTTTCAAGTAATCTAAGTGATAAAATTTCGGCTTTTGGACGTTATAGCTTTACAAATACGAAAAATACTACCAAAGGAAATTCCTATCTACAATCGGTTTATGGTTATAATACCATCAGTAATCTGGAAGATTACGTCACTAAGACTGTCGACAATACTCACCATATGAACTGGGGGTTTGATATTAAACTATCTGAATCGGATATGTTAAAAATATCCCCAACATTTTCTTGGAATAAATCGAAAGGTGATGAAATCCGTGATCGCCATATTAAAAATAGATTGATTACGAACAAAGGTGAATATGCCTCTGAAAATAATAGTACAAGTCCTAATGCAGAAATAGATATCTTGTATGCTAAAGTCTTTAAGAAACCAGGTAGAAAGGTAGTATATAACTTGCATCTGGGTTATAATTCTCTTGAAAAAAATGAAAACATCGTTGATAAAAATACAATTATAGATAGTACATTTAATGAGATAAATACGAAGAATACTTTTTTAAATCAATTTGTTAAGAGTAATAATCAAAATCAAGATATAAAAAGTTCACTATCGATCATAGAACCTGTGGATAAAGGGGGAGTATTGGAATTAAATTATGATTTTAATTATACCGCAATTGATGCAAGGCGTTTGGTTCATGAACGGAGTAATGAACAAAATGAATTATTTCGTATTGATTCGCTTAGTTTAAGCTATGATTATGCATTTTCATCCAATAGGGTTGGAATGAAATATCAACAAGATATTTTCTCTAAATTTAAATATAATATTGGATTTGCTGTGCAACCTACTGAGCTGACAGGATATTCACGTGATAAATCAATTAAAACATCATATAGTAATGTAAACTTAATACCTGCAGCAGGCATCAAGTGGAAATTCAATGAAAATACTGACCTATCTATTGATTATTTGGGAAAAAACAATCAACCCAATTTCTATCAGATCCAACCGATAGTAGATAATACAAATTCTCAAAATATCATTGAAGGAAATCCCGATTTAAGAGCTGAATTTGCCAATCGTATTTTAGCAAAATATCGTAAATCGATTGTTACCAAGGGACAGTATTTTGAGGGTAGTCTTGCATATAATTTTGTATCTGATAAAATTGTTTCTAACCGGACTACCGTTCTGAATTCTACAGTACAAAAGACTACTTTTTTAAATACTTCTGGTTATTACGATGTGAAGGCCTACTATCTATTTACTGCGGCTCTGTTTAATGATAATATACAAATGAGTCTGAATGGTAATGCAGATTATTATAATAATGTGACTTATATCAATGATAGGCGCAATGATGGCGGGCATTTCTTATATTCGCAATCCCTTCAATTCCGCTATATGTTTAATGATTTATTTGAAGCAGAACTCAATGGTAATTACTCTTTAAATAAGGCTTCATATAAACTGCCTTTTAATGATCAAATCATAGCACATACTGGTGTTCTAGGTTTAGGTTCTAAGTGCTATGTAAGTGAACATAGTTCTTTTGGTGTAGAAGTATCTCAAAGATTAAATGCAGGATATTCATCTTCGTCTTGGACAAATATTAATCCGACAATTATTAATGCTTACTTTGAGTATACGTTTATGCGCAACAATTTAGCTATGCTTCGAATTCAGGGTTTTGATTTACTAAATCAAAATTCAGGAATTACGAGAGATGTAATAGGGAATGATATTTTGGATGTCCAAAATGAAAGATTGTCACGTTATTTTATGGTTTCTCTAAATTTCCGTTTACAAAAATACCCTAAAAAATCATAATGAAAGCAGTTGTTATAACAAAATTTGGTGGACCTGAGGTTTTAGAGGTGCAAGAGGTCGATAAGCCAACGTGTACTGGGTACGAGGTTTTAATCGAAGTGAAGGCGGCGGGAATGAATCGGCCAGACGTTTTTCAAAGGAAGGGAAATTATAGAGCTCCTGATGGTGCTCCTGCTGATATTCCAGGCTTAGAAGTAGCTGGAGAAATTGTGGGAATAGGAGATTTGGTACGTGAATGGAAGATTGGAGATCAGGTTTGTGCGCTTTTATCTGGAGGTGGCTATGCTGAATATGTCTCTGTTGATCAGGGGCAATGTCTACCTATACCTAAAGGGTTTAGTTATGCGGAGGCAGCTGCTTTGCCCGAAACCTTATTTACAGTTTACCACAATGTATTTAAGAGAGGCACTTTGAAATCTGGTGATAATTTTTTAGTGCATGGAGGAAGCGGTGGTATTGGATCTATGGCAATACAGTTGGCAAAATTGTCTGGAGCAAAAGTATTTGTTACGGTAGGATCAGATGCTAAAGCATCATATTGTAAACGAATAGGTGCAGATGTTGCGATTAACTATAAAAAAGAAGATTTTGAGGAAATCATTGGTAAGAATCAAATTGATGTTGTGCTAGATAGTATCGGCGGTGATTACTTTGCTAAAAATATAGAAATATTGAAGGAGGATGGTCACTTAATTTATATCAATGCGATGCAAGGTGCAAAAGTAGAATTGAATCTTTTTAAATTGATGCAAAAACGTATTTATATATCTGGCAGTCTCTTAAGAAGTAGAAGTATTGCCTTTAAGAAGGAGGTGCGTAATGAAATTATTGATCATGTTTTTCCATTGTTACAACTAGGGTTATTTAAAACCAATATATACAGAGTATTTGAACTTGAAAATGCACAAACAGCTCACACGATATTGGATTCTGGAGATTTTACGGGGAAGTTAGTTTTTGTTTTTTAATAGTTTCTCGAAATCTCTCTTTGATATTGCAAAGGGGTAAAGCCAGTTGCATCTTTAAAGTACTTGTGGAAACTCACAAAGTTCTGAAATCCGCTTTCAAAGCAAATCTGTTTGACATTCAGTGTCCGCTCGGCCAATAATCGGCAAGCATATCCAATACGCATCTCAATAAGATACTGAAATAGGGTCTTTCCAGATTTGGCTTTAAAATAACGACAAAAAGAATTGGTTGTCATACCGGTCATGGAAGCAATATCTTCAAGTCGAATGTGTGTTCTATAGTGTTGCGTAATGTATTCCATAATTACGTTCATTCTTCCAAAATCAAGATCTTGTCTATCAATAGGGTAGTTTTCACTGGATAATAAATGATATTCTTCTGACTCTGATATTAAAGTTAAAACTTCTATTAATGCTATTATTTTAGTTGAATTTTGACTTTTTAAAAGTTTTTCTATAAGTGATTGTGATGATTTTAATATTGATCTATTTAATTGAATTCCTCTTTTGGATTTTTTGAATAAGTTCTTAATTTTATGATTTTCAGGTAGGTTAAAAAATTGCTCGCCTAAGAAATTTTCTTTAAAATGTGCTACTCTAATATCTGCTGGTTCGGGATTTGGACCATCCAAATAATGACTATCAAATAGCCAATAATGTGGTAAATTGGGACCAACCAAAACAATATCTCCACTTGAAAAATTGTTAACACTGTCACCAATAAATTGTGTACCAGCTCCTTTCTCAAAATGTATTAATTCCAATTCTTCATGATAGTGCCACAGATTATGATTCTGTGGTACGATATCATTTCTTACGCTGAAAGATTGTACATTGCTGTTATTGACTTTTAATAGCTGAGGCTTCATTTATTAATAAATATATGCACATTTTTTTGATTTATCGGCATGATGAATGATAATATAGTTTATTAATTGGGTAAAATACTTAAATTTTGTTCCATTATTTATTCTTTATTTTACATAAACCAATGATAAATTATATTCTATATGTCGATCAGTAAAAGTAATAAACTAGCAATTGTTCTTGTAACGTCCTTATTCTTTTTTTGGGGATTTGTTCATAATCTAGACCCTATTTTAATTCCACATCTGCGCAATGCTTTTAGTTTAACGCATTTACAGGCTTCTTTAGTAGATTCGGCAGTTTTTATTGCATATTTTTTACTGGCTATCCCTGCTGGTATAATCATGAAGAAATATGGTTATAAATCAGGGATTTTAATCGGCTTGATACTTTTTGCCGTAGGTTGTTTTCTTTTTATACCAGCGGCTAATCAGATTAGTTATGTTTTCTTTTTAGGGGCATTATTTATAGTTGCTTGTGGCTTAACAATCTTAGAAACTGCCGCAAATCCATATGTAACAGTATTAGGGGATCCTAGTAAGGCTACTCAACGTTTAAATTTTGCTCAATCTTTTAACGGTTTGGCGGCATTTATTGCTCCAATTCTTGGTGGTAAATTTATTTTAGCAGAACAACCTAAATCCGATACGGAGATAGCTGCTATGACTGAACAGGTTAAAATTGCTTATATTCAAGCAGAGACTGCAACAGTTAAAGGGCCTTATTTGATTTTAGGTTTAATTATATTGATTGTAGCGGCTATTCTTTTTTTTACAAAACTTCCTGATATAAAAGATGACGAAGGAGAGCAAAAGTCAGGTTTTTTTCATGCGTTCAGACATCTGAATGTAAGATGGGCTGTGATTGGTCAATTTTTTTATGTTGGTGCTCAAGTTTGTGTATTAAGTTTTATGGTATTATATGCCACAGATGTGGCCGGCATATCTCCATTAAATGCTTCAAAATATGCGAGTTTTGCTGGTTTGGCATTTATGTTAGGTCGATTTGTCGGTACATTTTTTATGAAATATATTAAGCCATTGACATTATTGATGATATACTCTGTAATTTGTATTTTATTGTCATTCATTGTGATATATGGTTCAGGTGAAGTGACAGTGTATGCTTTAATTGCGGTTGCTTTTTTTATGTCAATTATGTTTCCAACTATATTTGCAGTAGGTGTTGAAGGTATTGGAGCAGATACAAAGTCTGCGTCGAGTCTAATCATTATGTCAATTGTAGGCGGAGCAGCGCTACCTCCAATATTGGGGTTAATTTCAGATAAAACCGGAGATCTTCAGCTTGGATACTGGGTGCCTTTAATCTGTTTTGTCGTGGTATTGTTATTTGCATTAGCAAATAGAAAATCAAATAATCAAATTGTAAATTCTACTCATGAATAATATTAGTAATATCAAACAGTATACGTTTGCTTTGGATTTAGTCAATGATCCAAAGCTTATAATGGAATATGAAAACTATCACCGTGCCGTATGGCCGGAAATTGAACGATCGATATTAGAGGCTGGAGTCACAAAAATGCAAATCTTTAGATTTGAGAATCGATTATTTATGATTATGGAGGTAGATGACTCTTTTTCTTTTGAGAAAAAAGCACATATGGATACGAATAATCCCAAGGTGCAGGAATGGGAGCAATTAATGTGGAAATATCAAAGTGCTATTCCAGGTGGAAAAGAAAATGAAAAATGGGTATTAATGAATAAAATATTCGAATTGAAAAAATAAGATGATACAGGATAAGAAAACGTATTTGCAGATTCATCCAAGTGATAATGTGTTGGTGGCTTTACAAGATTTGCCTCAAGGCACAGTGATTGAATGGGATAATAAAAGTTTCGCATTATTGGAGCATGTTGCTGCTAAACATAAATTTACCATTCATCCATTGATTAAGGATGATGATATCTATATGTATGGGGTATTGGTAGGAAAGGTAAATTGTGATTTAAAAACAGGATCATTAATATCAACGTTGAATTTAAGACATGCTGCAGATGATTTTAAATTAAGTAAAAGAAACACTTCTTGGAATAAACCAGATGTTAGTGTTTTTAAAGATCGGACTTTCAATGGTTTTCATCGTTCTAATGGAACTGTTGGTACTGCTAATTATTGGGTAGTGATTCCGTTGGTTTTTTGTGAAAATAGAAATGTTTTGACTTTAAAAAGCGCTTTTGAAGAAAAGCTCGGATATAAAATTAAAGCTAATGATTATAGTGCGGAGGTAGACGAGTTGATACGCTTGTATCAGTCGGGTGCTGATGTATCGCAAATTATCGCTCAAGATTTGAGCGCTTCGGTTGATCAAACTAGCGATCAACGACTATTTGCAAATGTAGATGGTATTAAATTTTTAAATCATGAAATGGGATGTGGTGGTACAAGAATGGATTCAGATGCACTATGTGGACTGCTAGCGGGTTATGTGACACATCCAAATGTAGCTGGAGCTACTATTCTGAGCTTAGGCTGTCAACATGCTCAAGCTTCGATTTTGCAAGCTGAAATCGCAAAAAGGGATCCACAGTTTGACAAGCCTTTGTATATTTTTGAACAACAAAAAGAAGGTACTGAAAAGGAGTTAATGCAAAAAGCTGTTAAATCAACTTTTGCAGGCATGATGGAAGCGAATAAAAATTCGCGTAAGCCTGCTTCTTTGGATAAATTATGTATTGGATTAGAGTGTGGAGGATCAGATGGTTTTTCTGGTATATCTGCTAATCCAGCTTTAGGTTATCTTTCTGATATGTTGGTGACATTGGGCGGGTCTGTTATTTTAGCGGAATTCCCTGAGCTCTGTGGTGTAGAGCAAGAGCTTAGTGATCGTTGTATAGATGAAGCTACTGCGGACAAATTTATGCAGTTGATGCGCGTATATAATGCAAAAGCAGAAGCAGATGGATCTGGTTTTTATATGAATCCTTCTCCCGGAAATATACGAGATGGACTTATTACCGATGCTATAAAATCTGCTGGGGCAGCAAAGAAAGGTGGAACATCTCCTGTAACAGCAGTAATTGATTATCCCGAATTGGCCAATAAACCAGGTTTAAATCTTTTATGCACTCCGGGCAATGATGTTGAGAGTACTACGGCAGAAGTCGCTGCCGGCGCTAATATTGTTTTGTTTACGACAGGATTGGGTACCCCAACCGGAAACCCCATTGCTCCAGTGGTAAAATTATCCACAAATACTAAAACATTTGAGAAAATGTCTGACATCATAGATCTGAATTGCGGAACAATTATAGAAGGAGAAGAGTCCATTGAAGAGGCTGCTCATCGTATTTTAAATTATGTGATTCAAGTAGCGAGTGGTGAGGTAGTTCCTAAAGCAGTTCTCCTTGGTCAGGATGATTTTATTCCTTGGAGGAGGGGGGTGTCTTTATAGAATAGGATGAGCGGTCAGATTGCCTTATATTTAAAATGCAATTTGAAATTTAAAAAAATACCATTTGAAAAGTTATATTTTCGAGCAGCAATTTTTTCCTGATTGAAAATTATTATGATAAACACAACAATATGTCAAAATTAAAAAATAAGGTCGCTATAATAACTGGTGGTGGAAGTGGAATTGGACGTGCCATAAGTTTGCTCTTTGCTGCAGAAGGTGCTACCGTTCATATCTTGGATCTAAATGTGGAAGGAGCACAAGAAGTTGTTACTGAAATATTATCTGGTGGAGGACAAGGATTTGTCCATAGTTGTAATGTAAGTATTCAAGAAGACGTTTTAGCCATAGTAGATAGCATAGGTAAAATTGATATCTTAGTCAATAA is a window encoding:
- a CDS encoding HAD family hydrolase; translation: MKKIKNIILDYGDVIFMIDFLKMEAAFSELGIKNVRDYYGHRSQTKLFDEFEQGKISSQDFREGIRTISGIFSLTDHQIDSAWNAMLLGVPDGNHDLLLALKNKYRLFLLSNNNEIHYNWIMNHLKSKFGLENNTKFFEKDYYSHLMGMRKPNADIFEYVLSKHELNPDETVFIDDSPQHLKTAQGLGIQTYLLTKPDTLQALVYREGLLEK
- the rpsU gene encoding 30S ribosomal protein S21, encoding MIIVNVKEGESLDRALKRFKKKFEKTGVLRELRSRQAYEKRSVTRRIQVKKAIYKQGLNQEVSI
- a CDS encoding tyrosine-type recombinase/integrase; amino-acid sequence: MYLKEFERYLQFERRYSKHTLIAYIHEVNLFLTFLENEDLIFEQVNHRDMRHYFSLMAEAKKSATTVNRSISSLRTYYKFLQREGIVKGSPIQVKALKTPKKLPVVVEKDKLLLLLDQMEVNVHDFESRRDKLVVELLFGTGIRLTELLQIQDRDIDYYNKNILIFGKRNKERLVPINETLIKELQLYLQAKSLYIENNKSSFLIVTKEGKPAYEKLIYRIVHKYLSMVSSQKKRSPHILRHTFATALLNNGADLNAIKELLGHAGLAATQVYTHNSVERLKSIYKQAHPKA
- the hpf gene encoding ribosome hibernation-promoting factor, HPF/YfiA family → MNITVQSIKFNADQKLIEFIQRKTGKLNQFLDSIIGGECYLRLENVDDEANKVSEIKINIPGSQLFAKGQAKSFEEATDIAVESLRRQINKHKTKTKTQASNHKEILTTEEEEY
- a CDS encoding DUF6686 family protein; the encoded protein is MIDTICPLAHVEEVFKTETGAIYQCSRKNCYWMEFAGSTTSFSVSDFLKFKKFIDQIDIEKMLIDTARSSDFTLVMPYRTERCFLLAVQDILNLRELLDGAKFMIELNSVIKACLRSSLVSVLA
- a CDS encoding ferritin; protein product: MKDLLKLKSSLTEEIENILNAQIKVEAHSSSLYLAMSSWCDDQGLENAAEFFAKQSNEEREHMLKIFNYINNRGGRAISPEVTGIPSDFDSFRGIFESALEQEMFVTEQFNNIADRCMKAKDYVTFNFLQWFLSEQVEEEFVARRILELFDVIGEEGTGRWEIDKHLLKVTFSGE
- a CDS encoding TonB-dependent receptor, which produces MQKKEVYGFVVDSEGQPLAGVNVRLTTSLDTIVAITSKTGFYKFFQVKGSNIRLNYSSLGLQIVDRSYPQYNTTDRVVAETIILKPQTSVLKEIVIKKYKPITFKEDTVQFNMAAFQFDRRTLLEDALKQIPNFQVSRDGSVYAFGKPITSVQVDGKKFFGGDVLTATRNLPADFIKNIQVIDFYGDEANAKGTKSANSEKILNIILKDDKKKITFGQVTGGLGNQERYLASAGINKFNDGQELSFVGSINNTNTNLFSFGSPNGGGSRDRVMGELADFADPTDGFNNVGSLGTSFSSNLSDKISAFGRYSFTNTKNTTKGNSYLQSVYGYNTISNLEDYVTKTVDNTHHMNWGFDIKLSESDMLKISPTFSWNKSKGDEIRDRHIKNRLITNKGEYASENNSTSPNAEIDILYAKVFKKPGRKVVYNLHLGYNSLEKNENIVDKNTIIDSTFNEINTKNTFLNQFVKSNNQNQDIKSSLSIIEPVDKGGVLELNYDFNYTAIDARRLVHERSNEQNELFRIDSLSLSYDYAFSSNRVGMKYQQDIFSKFKYNIGFAVQPTELTGYSRDKSIKTSYSNVNLIPAAGIKWKFNENTDLSIDYLGKNNQPNFYQIQPIVDNTNSQNIIEGNPDLRAEFANRILAKYRKSIVTKGQYFEGSLAYNFVSDKIVSNRTTVLNSTVQKTTFLNTSGYYDVKAYYLFTAALFNDNIQMSLNGNADYYNNVTYINDRRNDGGHFLYSQSLQFRYMFNDLFEAELNGNYSLNKASYKLPFNDQIIAHTGVLGLGSKCYVSEHSSFGVEVSQRLNAGYSSSSWTNINPTIINAYFEYTFMRNNLAMLRIQGFDLLNQNSGITRDVIGNDILDVQNERLSRYFMVSLNFRLQKYPKKS
- a CDS encoding NAD(P)H-quinone oxidoreductase; the protein is MKAVVITKFGGPEVLEVQEVDKPTCTGYEVLIEVKAAGMNRPDVFQRKGNYRAPDGAPADIPGLEVAGEIVGIGDLVREWKIGDQVCALLSGGGYAEYVSVDQGQCLPIPKGFSYAEAAALPETLFTVYHNVFKRGTLKSGDNFLVHGGSGGIGSMAIQLAKLSGAKVFVTVGSDAKASYCKRIGADVAINYKKEDFEEIIGKNQIDVVLDSIGGDYFAKNIEILKEDGHLIYINAMQGAKVELNLFKLMQKRIYISGSLLRSRSIAFKKEVRNEIIDHVFPLLQLGLFKTNIYRVFELENAQTAHTILDSGDFTGKLVFVF
- a CDS encoding AraC family transcriptional regulator, which produces MKPQLLKVNNSNVQSFSVRNDIVPQNHNLWHYHEELELIHFEKGAGTQFIGDSVNNFSSGDIVLVGPNLPHYWLFDSHYLDGPNPEPADIRVAHFKENFLGEQFFNLPENHKIKNLFKKSKRGIQLNRSILKSSQSLIEKLLKSQNSTKIIALIEVLTLISESEEYHLLSSENYPIDRQDLDFGRMNVIMEYITQHYRTHIRLEDIASMTGMTTNSFCRYFKAKSGKTLFQYLIEMRIGYACRLLAERTLNVKQICFESGFQNFVSFHKYFKDATGFTPLQYQREISRNY
- the fucP gene encoding L-fucose:H+ symporter permease, which gives rise to MSISKSNKLAIVLVTSLFFFWGFVHNLDPILIPHLRNAFSLTHLQASLVDSAVFIAYFLLAIPAGIIMKKYGYKSGILIGLILFAVGCFLFIPAANQISYVFFLGALFIVACGLTILETAANPYVTVLGDPSKATQRLNFAQSFNGLAAFIAPILGGKFILAEQPKSDTEIAAMTEQVKIAYIQAETATVKGPYLILGLIILIVAAILFFTKLPDIKDDEGEQKSGFFHAFRHLNVRWAVIGQFFYVGAQVCVLSFMVLYATDVAGISPLNASKYASFAGLAFMLGRFVGTFFMKYIKPLTLLMIYSVICILLSFIVIYGSGEVTVYALIAVAFFMSIMFPTIFAVGVEGIGADTKSASSLIIMSIVGGAALPPILGLISDKTGDLQLGYWVPLICFVVVLLFALANRKSNNQIVNSTHE
- a CDS encoding L-rhamnose mutarotase codes for the protein MNNISNIKQYTFALDLVNDPKLIMEYENYHRAVWPEIERSILEAGVTKMQIFRFENRLFMIMEVDDSFSFEKKAHMDTNNPKVQEWEQLMWKYQSAIPGGKENEKWVLMNKIFELKK
- a CDS encoding UxaA family hydrolase → MIQDKKTYLQIHPSDNVLVALQDLPQGTVIEWDNKSFALLEHVAAKHKFTIHPLIKDDDIYMYGVLVGKVNCDLKTGSLISTLNLRHAADDFKLSKRNTSWNKPDVSVFKDRTFNGFHRSNGTVGTANYWVVIPLVFCENRNVLTLKSAFEEKLGYKIKANDYSAEVDELIRLYQSGADVSQIIAQDLSASVDQTSDQRLFANVDGIKFLNHEMGCGGTRMDSDALCGLLAGYVTHPNVAGATILSLGCQHAQASILQAEIAKRDPQFDKPLYIFEQQKEGTEKELMQKAVKSTFAGMMEANKNSRKPASLDKLCIGLECGGSDGFSGISANPALGYLSDMLVTLGGSVILAEFPELCGVEQELSDRCIDEATADKFMQLMRVYNAKAEADGSGFYMNPSPGNIRDGLITDAIKSAGAAKKGGTSPVTAVIDYPELANKPGLNLLCTPGNDVESTTAEVAAGANIVLFTTGLGTPTGNPIAPVVKLSTNTKTFEKMSDIIDLNCGTIIEGEESIEEAAHRILNYVIQVASGEVVPKAVLLGQDDFIPWRRGVSL